In Prunus dulcis chromosome 1, ALMONDv2, whole genome shotgun sequence, the following are encoded in one genomic region:
- the LOC117614286 gene encoding heparanase-like protein 2 isoform X1 produces MWKKMVRLRALICCIFVSWFSLSLAEYVEVSVGGVTSIASTDDNFICATLDWWPTNKCDYNQCPWGKAGIFNLDLDNKILNNAIKAFNPMRIRVGGSLQDQVNYGVGYGIKSCEGFKKQESGLFGFSDACLDQKRWDELNDFFNNTKAKITFGLNALQGKQVSPKDKSLRIGDWNPQNSRDLMEYTIAKGYQIDSYELGNELAGSGVAARIESDQYAKDIKKLKEVVTELYPDASKRPKIIGPASFYDKKWYENFLQATGPGVVDAVTHHLYNLGAGVDPTLIDRVQNPFFLSEIAQTFYDLSNTIKEFGPWSEAWVGEAGGAYNSGGKDVSHTFANGFWYLDQLGMTSTYNHKVYCRQALIGGNYALLNTTTFIPNPDYYGALLWHRLMGNRVLSTSHLGSPYLRAYSHCSKNQKGITLVLINMSNTTTFDVAVLPDYNLYLGPIRVRKHGRIVGREREEYHLTPEGGNIQSDVVLLNGNPLKLTNSSDIPKMEPKLVDPTSAISVAADSIVFVSIKDFHAPACA; encoded by the exons ATGTGGAAAAAGATGGTCAGACTCAGAGCACTTATATGCTGTATCTTTGTATCTTGGTTTTCATTATCTTTAGCTGAATATGTTGAAGTCAGCGTTGGAGGGGTTACTTCAATAGCCAGCACAGATGATAATTTCATATGTGCAACTCTGGACTGGTGGCCAACTAACAAATGTGACTACAATCAGTGTCCATGGGGAAAGGCTGGCATCTTCAATTTG GATTTGGATAACAAGATCTTGAACAATGCTATCAAGG CTTTCAATCCAATGAGAATCAGAGTTGGAGGCTCATTGCAAGATCAGGTGAATTATGGTGTTGGATATGGAATTAAATCATGTGAAGGTTTCAAAAAACAAGAGTCTGGTTTGTTCGGGTTCAGCGATGCTTGCCTTGACCAGAAAAGATGGGATGAGCTCAATGACTTCTTTAACAATACAAA AGCTAAAATCACATTTGGGCTGAATGCCCTCCAAGGGAAGCAAGTGTCTCCCAAAGACAAAAGTCTCCGGATTGGTGACTGGAACCCGCAAAACTCTCGTGATCTCATGGAGTACACTATTGCAAAGGGATACCAGATTGATTCATATGAGCTtg GAAATGAGCTAGCCGGGAGTGGGGTTGCTGCAAGGATAGAAAGTGATCAATATGCAAAAGACATCAAAAAACTCAAAGAAGTTGTGACAGAATTGTACCCAGATGCCTCTAAACGACCAAAGATTATAGGCCCAGCTAGTTTTTATGACAAAAAATGGTATGAAAACTTCCTGCAGGCTACAGGACCCGGTGTCGTAGACGCGGTAACTCATCACCTCTACAATCTTGGTGCAG GTGTTGATCCCACCCTTATCGACAGGGTTCAAAACCCATTTTTCCTTTCAGAGATAGCTCAGACATTTTATGATCTGTCAAATACAATCAAGGAGTTTGGGCCATGGTCAGAAGCTTGGGTTGGGGAAGCAGGTGGAGCTTATAACAGTGGTGGCAAAGATGTGTCACATACCTTTGCTAATGGCTTCTG GTACTTGGACCAACTTGGCATGACATCAACCTACAACCATAAGGTTTACTGCAGACAAGCCTTGATTGGAGGGAACTATGCTCTTCTTAATACCACAACATTCATCCCTAATCCGGACTATTATGG TGCTCTTTTGTGGCATCGACTAATGGGAAATAGGGTGCTCTCCACCTCGCACCTTGGCTCCCCTTATTTGCGTGCATATTCCCATTGCTCAAAGAATCAG AAGGGTATCACTCTAGTTTTGATCAACATGTCCAACACAACCACCTTCGACGTTGCTGTCCTCCCCGACTACAATTTGTATCTGGGGCCAATACGGGTGAGAAAGCATGGTCGTATAGTTGGACGAGAAAGAGAAGAGTATCATTTGACACCAGAAGGTGGCAACATTCAAAGCGATGTGGTGCTGCTCAATGGAAATCCTTTGAAGCTCACAAATTCATCAGACATTCCTAAAATGGAACCAAAACTTGTGGATCCTACCTCTGCCATCAGTGTTGCAGCTGATTCAATTGTCTTTGTATCTATTAAAGACTTCCATGCCCCTGCTTGCGCTTAG
- the LOC117614286 gene encoding heparanase-like protein 2 isoform X2 — MWKKMVRLRALICCIFVSWFSLSLAEYVEVSVGGVTSIASTDDNFICATLDWWPTNKCDYNQCPWGKAGIFNLDLDNKILNNAIKAFNPMRIRVGGSLQDQVNYGVGYGIKSCEGFKKQESGLFGFSDACLDQKRWDELNDFFNNTKAKITFGLNALQGKQVSPKDKSLRIGDWNPQNSRDLMEYTIAKGYQIDSYELGNELAGSGVAARIESDQYAKDIKKLKEVVTELYPDASKRPKIIGPASFYDKKWYENFLQATGPGVVDAVTHHLYNLGAGVDPTLIDRVQNPFFLSEIAQTFYDLSNTIKEFGPWSEAWVGEAGGAYNSGGKDVSHTFANGFWYLDQLGMTSTYNHKVYCRQALIGGNYALLNTTTFIPNPDYYGALLWHRLMGNRVLSTSHLGSPYLRAYSHCSKNQGITLVLINMSNTTTFDVAVLPDYNLYLGPIRVRKHGRIVGREREEYHLTPEGGNIQSDVVLLNGNPLKLTNSSDIPKMEPKLVDPTSAISVAADSIVFVSIKDFHAPACA, encoded by the exons ATGTGGAAAAAGATGGTCAGACTCAGAGCACTTATATGCTGTATCTTTGTATCTTGGTTTTCATTATCTTTAGCTGAATATGTTGAAGTCAGCGTTGGAGGGGTTACTTCAATAGCCAGCACAGATGATAATTTCATATGTGCAACTCTGGACTGGTGGCCAACTAACAAATGTGACTACAATCAGTGTCCATGGGGAAAGGCTGGCATCTTCAATTTG GATTTGGATAACAAGATCTTGAACAATGCTATCAAGG CTTTCAATCCAATGAGAATCAGAGTTGGAGGCTCATTGCAAGATCAGGTGAATTATGGTGTTGGATATGGAATTAAATCATGTGAAGGTTTCAAAAAACAAGAGTCTGGTTTGTTCGGGTTCAGCGATGCTTGCCTTGACCAGAAAAGATGGGATGAGCTCAATGACTTCTTTAACAATACAAA AGCTAAAATCACATTTGGGCTGAATGCCCTCCAAGGGAAGCAAGTGTCTCCCAAAGACAAAAGTCTCCGGATTGGTGACTGGAACCCGCAAAACTCTCGTGATCTCATGGAGTACACTATTGCAAAGGGATACCAGATTGATTCATATGAGCTtg GAAATGAGCTAGCCGGGAGTGGGGTTGCTGCAAGGATAGAAAGTGATCAATATGCAAAAGACATCAAAAAACTCAAAGAAGTTGTGACAGAATTGTACCCAGATGCCTCTAAACGACCAAAGATTATAGGCCCAGCTAGTTTTTATGACAAAAAATGGTATGAAAACTTCCTGCAGGCTACAGGACCCGGTGTCGTAGACGCGGTAACTCATCACCTCTACAATCTTGGTGCAG GTGTTGATCCCACCCTTATCGACAGGGTTCAAAACCCATTTTTCCTTTCAGAGATAGCTCAGACATTTTATGATCTGTCAAATACAATCAAGGAGTTTGGGCCATGGTCAGAAGCTTGGGTTGGGGAAGCAGGTGGAGCTTATAACAGTGGTGGCAAAGATGTGTCACATACCTTTGCTAATGGCTTCTG GTACTTGGACCAACTTGGCATGACATCAACCTACAACCATAAGGTTTACTGCAGACAAGCCTTGATTGGAGGGAACTATGCTCTTCTTAATACCACAACATTCATCCCTAATCCGGACTATTATGG TGCTCTTTTGTGGCATCGACTAATGGGAAATAGGGTGCTCTCCACCTCGCACCTTGGCTCCCCTTATTTGCGTGCATATTCCCATTGCTCAAAGAATCAG GGTATCACTCTAGTTTTGATCAACATGTCCAACACAACCACCTTCGACGTTGCTGTCCTCCCCGACTACAATTTGTATCTGGGGCCAATACGGGTGAGAAAGCATGGTCGTATAGTTGGACGAGAAAGAGAAGAGTATCATTTGACACCAGAAGGTGGCAACATTCAAAGCGATGTGGTGCTGCTCAATGGAAATCCTTTGAAGCTCACAAATTCATCAGACATTCCTAAAATGGAACCAAAACTTGTGGATCCTACCTCTGCCATCAGTGTTGCAGCTGATTCAATTGTCTTTGTATCTATTAAAGACTTCCATGCCCCTGCTTGCGCTTAG
- the LOC117613483 gene encoding pentatricopeptide repeat-containing protein At5g66520-like, which yields MSSYGGSSSSRCLQLLEKCKNMKHLQQAHAQVFTCGLGNSSFALSRVLAFCSDPNHGSLSHAWKLFQHIPQPTICIYNTMLKALLLRNDLILTINVFTKMLQNGMYPDNYTLPYVSKACARLQSSCLGELVHGCSLKLGFVSDIFVGNSLIVMYCAFDDMKAARHIFDEIPSLSAVSWTVMISGHSKAGDLDTARLFFDEAPVRDRGIWGAMISGYVQNNCFKEGLYMFRLMQLTEIEPDEAIFVSVLCACAHLGALDTGIWIHSYLNRLRLPLSVRLSTGLIDMYAKCGKLDLARGLFYQMPKRDTVCWNAMISGMAMHGDGEGALELFREMEAAWVRPDDITFIAVFTACSYSGMAHEGMKVFDKMCRIYNIEPKSEHYGCIVDLLSRAGLFEEAKEIIQRMPSSSKPSEEAVAWRAFLSACCNQGQAQLAEVAAEKLFRLERHSGVYVLLSNLYAAGGKHGDARRMRHLMRNRGVEKAPGCSSVEVNRAVHEFIVGEKTHRQMEEIQLVLGTISKQLDFLGSYPYLFLADKT from the coding sequence ATGTCATCATATGgcggcagcagcagcagtagaTGCCTGCAACTGTTAGAGAAGTGCAAGAACATGAAGCACTTGCAGCAAGCTCATGCACAAGTATTCACATGTGGGCTTGGCAATAGCAGCTTTGCCTTAAGCAGGGTCTTGGCCTTCTGCTCAGACCCAAATCATGGAAGCCTCTCCCATGCTTGGAAACTCTTCCAACACATCCCACAACCCACCATTTGCATCTACAACACCATGCTAAAAGCTTTATTGCTCAGAAATGATCTCATCCTAACCATCAATGTATTTACCAAGATGTTGCAAAATGGGATGTACCCAGATAATTATACCCTCCCTTATGTGTCAAAAGCTTGTGCTAGGCTGCAAAGCTCTTGTCTTGGAGAATTGGTTCATGGGTGCAGtttgaaattgggttttgtttctgaTATCTTTGTGGGTAACTCTCTGATTGTCATGTACTGTGCATTTGATGATATGAAAGCTGCAAGACACATATTTGATGAAATTCCTAGCCTAAGTGCTGTTTCATGGACGGTCATGATTTCTGGCCATTCAAAGGCGGGTGATCTCGACACAGCAAGACTGTTCTTTGATGAAGCTCCTGTGAGAGACAGAGGAATATGGGGCGCCATGATTTCTGGGTATGTGCAGAATAATTGTTTCAAGGAAGGTCTTTATATGTTCCGGCTGATGCAGCTTACGGAGATAGAGCCTGATGAGGCAATTTTTGTCAGCGTTCTATGTGCATGTGCTCATTTGGGAGCTTTGGATACTGGGATTTGGATTCACTCGTATTTGAATCGGCTTCGGTTGCCGCTGAGTGTTCGTTTGAGCACTGGTCTTATTGACATGTATGCTAAATGTGGGAAATTGGATTTGGCTAGAGGACTGTTTTATCAGATGCCAAAGAGAGACACAGTTTGCTGGAATGCTATGATTTCAGGAATGGCAATGCATGGAGATGGAGAAGGTGCACTTGAGCTGTTTAGAGAGATGGAGGCTGCTTGGGTTAGGCCAGATGATATCACCTTCATTGCCGTGTTTACTGCTTGTAGTTATTCAGGCATGGCACATGAAGGCATGAAGGTGTTTGATAAAATGTGTCGGATATACAACATTGAGCCGAAAAGCGAACATTATGGATGTATAGTCGACCTTCTAAGCCGTGCCGGTCTCTTTGAAGAAGCAAAGGAAATAATTCAAAGAATGCCCAGTTCAAGTAAACCATCTGAAGAAGCAGTGGCTTGGAGAGCGTTTCTTAGTGCTTGTTGCAATCAGGGACAAGCTCAACTAGCTGAGGTTGCTGCGGAGAAACTCTTTCGGCTCGAACGCCACAGTGGGGTCTATGTCTTGCTCTCAAATTTATATGCTGCCGGGGGCAAGCATGGTGATGCCAGAAGAATGAGGCATTTGATGAGAAACAGAGGAGTTGAGAAAGCACCAGGTTGTAGTTCGGTTGAGGTTAATAGAGCAGTTCATGAATTCATTGTGGGGGAGAAAACACACCGGCAAATGGAAGAAATACAATTAGTTTTGGGGACCATAAGCAAACAGTTGGATTTTTTAGGCAGTTATCCATATTTGTTTCTAGCTGACAAGACATGA